One segment of Micromonospora parathelypteridis DNA contains the following:
- a CDS encoding helix-turn-helix transcriptional regulator → MDRAQLASFLRTRREALQPEDVGLPRGARRRTGGLRREEVATLSGMSTDYYSRLEQQRGPHPSEQMLAALARGLRLSLAERDHLFQLAGHAVPHRTVRADHVNPGMMRILDRMHDTPAQVVNHLGETLAQTAPAIALLGDETRHTGMARSAHHRWFTDPTARRLHPAEDHQTRSRLLVANLHASYTRDGRGSRAAALVDDLLTRSPEFAELWREHPVPAGYCPPKRFLHPEVGALELHCETLVDPDQSQTLLVFTAVPGSESDEKLRLLSVIGGQLA, encoded by the coding sequence GTGGACCGCGCCCAGCTCGCCAGCTTCCTGCGCACCCGCCGCGAGGCGCTGCAACCGGAGGACGTCGGTTTGCCCCGGGGTGCGCGCCGGCGCACCGGTGGGTTGCGGCGCGAGGAAGTCGCCACGTTGAGCGGTATGTCCACCGACTACTACAGCCGGTTGGAGCAGCAGCGGGGGCCGCACCCCTCCGAGCAGATGCTCGCCGCCCTGGCCCGTGGCCTGCGGCTCTCCCTGGCCGAACGGGACCACCTGTTCCAGCTCGCCGGCCACGCCGTCCCCCACCGGACGGTGCGGGCCGACCACGTCAACCCAGGAATGATGCGGATCCTCGACCGGATGCACGACACCCCGGCCCAGGTGGTCAACCATCTCGGCGAGACCCTGGCGCAGACCGCGCCGGCCATCGCCCTGCTCGGCGACGAGACCCGGCACACCGGTATGGCGCGCAGCGCACACCACCGCTGGTTCACCGACCCGACGGCGCGGCGGCTGCACCCCGCCGAGGACCACCAGACGCGGAGCCGCCTGCTCGTGGCGAACCTGCACGCCTCGTACACCCGCGACGGCCGAGGGTCGCGGGCGGCGGCGCTCGTCGACGACCTGCTGACCAGGAGCCCGGAGTTCGCCGAGCTGTGGCGGGAGCACCCGGTGCCGGCCGGCTACTGCCCGCCGAAGCGCTTCCTGCACCCGGAGGTCGGGGCGCTGGAGCTGCACTGCGAGACGCTGGTCGATCCCGACCAGTCGCAGACGCTGCTGGTCTTCACCGCGGTGCCCGGGTCGGAGAGCGACGAGAAGCTGCGGCTGCTCTCGGTCATCGGCGGCCAGCTCGCCTGA
- a CDS encoding DODA-type extradiol aromatic ring-opening family dioxygenase, protein MATVVAVIASTHHPFYYRASTATGEDRPPFADEWTSKILAFRETLTRARPDVLVMVGSDHFHQLWLDNMPQFLVGKAPFYDANWYNEEREFGLPRMLLKGQEDLSGHILRAGLDSGFDLAFSNELRIDHSITCPIITLRPEADLPIVPIYTNIFAPPLPQPKRFVQLGQAIRDIVESWPSHLRVAVIGTGHLSLELGGPRQFGPHGPDPEFDQRAVEWIANGDLDGCLREVTLDSLHSPGNATHGFMDFMLMMGVAGAGAKADYVDTLDLFHTMEAYFTWYPNGAPAA, encoded by the coding sequence ATGGCCACCGTCGTCGCGGTCATCGCCTCCACTCACCACCCCTTCTACTACCGGGCCAGCACGGCCACCGGCGAGGATCGGCCACCGTTCGCCGACGAGTGGACCAGCAAGATCCTGGCCTTCCGTGAGACGTTGACCCGGGCCAGGCCCGACGTGCTGGTGATGGTCGGCTCCGACCACTTCCACCAGCTCTGGCTGGACAACATGCCGCAGTTCCTGGTCGGCAAGGCGCCCTTCTACGACGCCAACTGGTACAACGAGGAGCGCGAGTTCGGGCTGCCCCGGATGCTGCTCAAGGGCCAGGAGGACCTCTCGGGGCACATTCTGCGGGCCGGGCTCGACTCCGGTTTCGACCTCGCGTTCAGCAACGAGCTGCGGATCGACCACAGCATCACCTGCCCGATCATCACGTTGCGGCCCGAGGCCGACCTGCCGATCGTGCCGATCTACACGAACATCTTCGCGCCGCCGCTGCCACAGCCGAAGCGCTTCGTTCAGCTCGGTCAGGCCATCCGGGACATCGTCGAGTCGTGGCCGTCGCACCTGCGGGTGGCCGTCATCGGCACCGGCCACCTCTCGCTGGAGCTCGGCGGCCCCCGGCAGTTCGGCCCGCACGGCCCGGACCCGGAGTTCGACCAGCGGGCCGTCGAGTGGATCGCCAACGGCGACCTGGACGGGTGCCTGCGCGAGGTCACGCTGGACAGCCTGCACTCGCCGGGTAACGCCACCCACGGCTTCATGGACTTCATGCTCATGATGGGTGTGGCCGGAGCTGGCGCGAAGGCCGACTACGTCGACACCCTCGATCTGTTCCACACCATGGAGGCCTACTTCACCTGGTACCCGAACGGAGCGCCGGCGGCATGA
- a CDS encoding citryl-CoA lyase — protein sequence MAEELSFPTGIGTSDPTTISLLGQDLAGDLMGKVGFGELAYWLVAGRRPTQGEVRVFEAVLVALADHGFTPTAIAARLTYLSAPESLQGALAAGLLGGGSRFLGVTEDCGRFLADTLAEAGEVTDYDAVALDAVTRAKQERRLVPGLGHPVHKEQDPRTPVLIRIATEEGLHGPHLRLFEAIGRVHPQVLGRTLPLNGAGVCGAALADLGLPVEMLRGFALLARAAGLLGHLAEERRRPLGMDIYRSVDRNAVYEP from the coding sequence GTGGCTGAAGAGCTGAGCTTTCCGACCGGGATCGGCACCTCCGACCCGACGACCATCTCCCTGCTCGGGCAGGACCTGGCCGGCGACCTGATGGGCAAGGTCGGCTTCGGCGAACTGGCGTACTGGCTGGTCGCCGGCCGCCGCCCCACCCAGGGTGAGGTGCGCGTCTTCGAGGCGGTACTGGTGGCGCTCGCCGATCACGGCTTCACCCCGACGGCGATCGCGGCCCGACTGACGTACCTGTCCGCGCCCGAGTCGCTGCAGGGCGCGCTCGCCGCCGGCCTGCTCGGCGGCGGTTCCCGCTTCCTCGGTGTCACCGAGGACTGTGGACGCTTCCTCGCCGACACCCTCGCTGAGGCCGGCGAGGTGACCGACTACGACGCGGTGGCGCTCGACGCGGTCACCCGGGCCAAGCAGGAGCGTCGCCTGGTCCCGGGGCTCGGGCACCCCGTGCACAAGGAGCAGGACCCGCGCACCCCCGTGCTGATCCGGATCGCCACCGAGGAGGGTCTGCACGGCCCCCACCTGCGGCTGTTCGAGGCGATCGGACGGGTGCACCCGCAGGTGCTCGGCCGAACCCTGCCGCTCAACGGCGCCGGCGTCTGCGGCGCGGCGCTCGCCGACCTCGGGCTCCCCGTCGAGATGCTGCGTGGTTTCGCCCTGCTGGCCCGCGCGGCCGGGCTGCTCGGGCACCTCGCCGAGGAGCGGCGCCGGCCGCTCGGCATGGACATCTACCGCAGCGTGGACCGCAACGCGGTTTACGAACCCTGA
- a CDS encoding quinone oxidoreductase family protein, translating into MIRAAQLSACGTAPTIVERPARVPADGQVAVTVEAVPITPLDVLCASGTSYFGTPSIPYVPGVQGVGRVADGTAVWFGTSAGMKPGVDGSMATTVAVPAVDVVALPPGVPLTLIAALGLSAVAAHAALTHAGGLAVGEQVIVLGAGGVVGQAAVQLALLGGARRVVAVARSAAARARAEELGAAVAIPLLPDDDVTSMADRLRHVCDGPVDLVLDPVFGVPAAAALRVLRPTGRLVNLGSAAGATAPIESAVLRSGSLRMIGYTNNGLSTEQRAAALGVVAEHAAAGRLTVDHEIVPFDSVADAWARQDAGTTAGRIVLTL; encoded by the coding sequence GTGATCCGCGCGGCCCAGCTCAGCGCCTGCGGCACCGCACCGACGATCGTGGAGCGGCCGGCCCGCGTACCGGCCGACGGCCAGGTCGCGGTCACCGTCGAGGCCGTGCCGATCACCCCGCTGGACGTGCTCTGCGCCAGCGGCACCAGCTACTTCGGCACGCCGAGCATCCCCTACGTGCCGGGCGTGCAGGGCGTCGGTCGAGTCGCCGACGGCACCGCCGTCTGGTTCGGCACGTCAGCCGGGATGAAGCCTGGCGTCGACGGCAGCATGGCGACCACGGTCGCGGTGCCCGCCGTCGACGTGGTGGCGCTGCCGCCCGGCGTACCGCTGACCCTGATCGCGGCCCTGGGCCTCTCCGCGGTCGCCGCGCACGCGGCGCTGACCCACGCCGGCGGTCTGGCGGTCGGCGAGCAGGTCATCGTGCTCGGCGCCGGGGGTGTGGTGGGCCAGGCAGCCGTTCAACTGGCCCTGCTCGGCGGCGCACGCCGGGTCGTCGCCGTGGCCCGCTCGGCCGCGGCGCGGGCCCGCGCCGAGGAGCTCGGTGCCGCCGTCGCCATCCCGCTGCTGCCCGACGACGACGTCACGTCGATGGCTGACCGGCTGCGCCACGTCTGCGACGGTCCGGTCGACCTCGTCCTCGACCCGGTCTTCGGTGTCCCCGCCGCGGCGGCGCTGCGGGTGCTGCGCCCGACGGGCCGCCTGGTCAACCTGGGCAGCGCCGCGGGCGCGACCGCGCCCATCGAGTCCGCCGTGCTGCGCAGCGGCTCGCTGCGGATGATCGGCTACACCAACAACGGGTTGTCGACCGAGCAGCGGGCGGCGGCGTTGGGTGTGGTGGCCGAGCACGCGGCGGCGGGCCGGCTCACCGTCGACCACGAGATCGTGCCGTTCGACTCGGTCGCGGACGCCTGGGCCCGGCAGGACGCCGGCACCACCGCCGGACGGATCGTCCTCACGCTCTGA
- a CDS encoding aldehyde dehydrogenase family protein — protein sequence MTPSTHTVTGHWIGGEIVAGAAGTLPVVNPATGEVVAETPAGTAADVDRAVAAARAAFPAWAATTPQHRAEVLRRLGAGLGARQEEIAQAITAEMGSPIGMSRTAQVAFPAAVVESVAGLAEDFAWTEEIGTSLIVREPIGVVGAITPWNFPLQQIVSKLAPALLAGNTMVFKPSENAPLTARILAEVVAEAGAPAGVFNVVYGTGAVVGEAISAHPDIDMISFTGSTRAGKRIGAVAAQTVKRVALELGGKGANIILDDADLPEAVNRGLMMSFTNGGQVCGAWPRMLVPASRQDEVVALAVEAAKQYTVGDPTDETTRIGPLASEAHRQKVVGYIEQGIASDARLVFGGPDRPEGLTGAYVQPTIFADVDPTSAIAQEEIFGPVLTIIPYADEEEAVAIANGTLYGLTSGVFGEPEHALAVARRLRVGQVDVNAGHWNPLAPFGGYKQSGNGREFGRFGLDEFLETKSIQR from the coding sequence ATGACACCTTCCACGCACACCGTCACCGGCCACTGGATCGGTGGCGAGATCGTCGCCGGCGCCGCCGGTACCCTTCCCGTCGTGAACCCGGCGACCGGCGAGGTCGTCGCCGAAACCCCGGCCGGCACCGCCGCTGACGTCGATCGGGCCGTGGCCGCCGCCCGGGCGGCCTTCCCCGCCTGGGCAGCGACCACGCCCCAGCACCGGGCCGAGGTGCTGCGTCGCCTCGGTGCCGGCCTCGGCGCCCGGCAGGAGGAGATCGCCCAGGCGATCACCGCCGAGATGGGCTCGCCGATCGGCATGTCCCGCACCGCCCAGGTCGCCTTCCCGGCCGCCGTGGTCGAGTCGGTCGCCGGGCTGGCCGAGGACTTCGCCTGGACCGAGGAGATCGGCACCTCGCTGATCGTCCGCGAGCCGATCGGTGTGGTCGGCGCGATCACACCGTGGAACTTCCCGCTGCAGCAGATCGTCTCCAAGCTGGCGCCGGCGCTGCTCGCCGGGAACACGATGGTCTTCAAGCCGTCCGAGAACGCCCCGCTGACCGCGCGCATCCTCGCCGAGGTCGTCGCCGAGGCAGGCGCGCCGGCGGGTGTGTTCAACGTGGTGTACGGCACCGGCGCGGTCGTCGGCGAGGCCATCTCCGCCCACCCGGACATCGACATGATCTCCTTCACCGGCTCCACCCGGGCCGGGAAGCGCATCGGCGCGGTGGCCGCGCAGACCGTCAAGCGGGTCGCGCTGGAGCTGGGTGGCAAGGGCGCGAACATCATCCTGGACGACGCCGACCTGCCCGAGGCGGTCAACCGAGGGTTGATGATGTCGTTCACCAACGGTGGCCAGGTCTGCGGCGCATGGCCACGGATGCTGGTGCCCGCCTCCCGCCAGGACGAGGTCGTGGCGCTGGCCGTCGAGGCCGCGAAGCAGTACACCGTCGGCGACCCGACCGATGAGACAACCCGGATCGGCCCGCTGGCGTCCGAGGCGCACCGGCAGAAGGTCGTCGGGTACATCGAGCAGGGCATCGCCAGCGACGCCCGGCTCGTGTTCGGCGGTCCGGACCGGCCCGAGGGCCTGACCGGCGCGTACGTTCAGCCCACGATCTTCGCCGACGTGGATCCGACCTCCGCGATCGCCCAGGAGGAGATCTTCGGCCCGGTCCTGACGATCATCCCCTACGCCGACGAGGAGGAGGCCGTCGCCATCGCCAACGGCACGCTGTACGGCCTGACCAGTGGGGTCTTCGGCGAGCCGGAGCACGCGCTGGCGGTCGCCCGGCGCCTGCGGGTGGGCCAGGTCGACGTGAACGCCGGTCACTGGAATCCGCTCGCCCCGTTCGGCGGCTACAAGCAGTCCGGCAACGGCCGCGAGTTCGGCCGCTTCGGCCTGGACGAGTTCCTGGAGACGAAGTCCATCCAGCGTTGA